One part of the Marichromatium purpuratum 984 genome encodes these proteins:
- a CDS encoding ABC transporter ATP-binding protein — protein sequence MLALDVQQLTKTYKGGFQALKGVDLTVEEGDFFALLGPNGAGKSTFIGILSSLVNKSSGRVSVFGHDLDHDPERVKSCIGLVPQEFNFNLFLPVFEVVLNQAGYYGIPRREAKVRAERYLRQLDLWDRRDTEMRRLSGGLKRRLMIARALVHQPRLLILDEPTAGVDIEIRRSMWSFLRELNAEGTTIILTTHYLEEAESLCRNIAIIQHGELVERSTMGALLGKLHTETFVLNLKGQVSELPELGGFVLQHLDDCTLEVEMNRDHTINGLFEALSRNGIEVISLRNKQNRLERLFLDMVERRPADEGV from the coding sequence ATGCTCGCACTCGATGTCCAGCAACTCACCAAGACCTACAAGGGCGGCTTCCAGGCGCTCAAGGGGGTCGACCTGACGGTCGAGGAGGGTGACTTCTTCGCGCTGCTCGGCCCCAACGGGGCCGGCAAGTCGACCTTCATCGGCATCCTCTCGTCGCTGGTCAACAAGAGCAGCGGTCGGGTCAGCGTCTTCGGTCACGATCTCGATCACGACCCCGAGCGGGTGAAGTCGTGCATCGGCCTGGTGCCGCAGGAGTTCAACTTCAACCTCTTCCTGCCGGTGTTCGAGGTGGTGCTCAACCAGGCGGGTTATTACGGCATCCCGCGGCGCGAGGCCAAGGTGCGCGCCGAGCGCTATCTGCGCCAGCTCGATCTCTGGGATCGGCGCGACACCGAGATGCGCCGACTCTCCGGCGGGCTCAAGCGCCGGCTGATGATCGCCCGCGCACTGGTGCACCAGCCGCGGCTGCTGATCCTCGACGAGCCGACCGCCGGGGTCGACATCGAGATCCGTCGCTCGATGTGGTCCTTCCTGCGCGAACTCAACGCCGAGGGCACCACCATCATCCTCACCACCCACTATCTGGAGGAGGCCGAGAGCCTCTGCCGCAACATCGCCATCATCCAGCACGGCGAGCTGGTCGAACGCTCGACCATGGGGGCGCTGCTCGGCAAGCTGCACACCGAGACCTTCGTGCTCAACCTCAAGGGGCAGGTCAGCGAGCTGCCCGAACTCGGCGGCTTCGTCCTCCAGCATCTCGACGACTGCACCCTGGAGGTGGAGATGAACCGCGATCACACCATCAACGGGCTGTTCGAGGCGCTCTCGCGCAACGGCATCGAGGTGATCAGTCTGCGCAACAAGCAGAATCGGCTCGAACGACTGTTCCTCGACATGGTCGAGCGCCGTCCCGCCGACGAGGGGGTCTGA
- a CDS encoding ABC transporter permease has protein sequence MVETYRYWITFQTIFTKEILRFSRIWVQTILPSVITTTLYFVIFGRLIGERIGEMDGVAYLEFIVPGLALMSVITNAYSNVVSSFYSSKFSRYIEELLVSPAPNWVILAGYVAGGAARGMVVGVAVMVVAMLFTDIEVHSYGVTLLVFLMTAVLFALGGFINAVYANSFDDISIIPTFVLTPLTYLGGVFYSIELLPEFWQGVSMANPVLYMVNAFRYGLLGISDIPLGTAFAMIAAFIVALAAYSLHLLRRGIGIKN, from the coding sequence ATGGTCGAGACCTATCGCTACTGGATCACCTTCCAGACCATCTTCACCAAGGAGATCCTGCGCTTCTCGCGGATCTGGGTGCAGACCATCCTGCCCTCGGTGATCACCACTACCCTGTATTTCGTGATCTTCGGTCGGCTGATCGGTGAGCGCATCGGCGAGATGGACGGGGTCGCCTATCTGGAGTTCATCGTCCCCGGTCTGGCGCTGATGAGCGTGATCACCAACGCCTATTCCAACGTCGTCTCGTCCTTCTACAGCAGCAAGTTCTCGCGCTATATCGAGGAGCTGTTGGTCTCGCCGGCGCCCAACTGGGTGATCCTCGCCGGCTATGTCGCCGGCGGCGCGGCGCGCGGTATGGTGGTGGGCGTGGCGGTGATGGTGGTGGCGATGCTGTTCACCGACATCGAGGTGCACAGTTATGGCGTCACCCTGCTGGTGTTCCTGATGACCGCGGTGCTGTTCGCGCTCGGCGGCTTCATCAACGCGGTCTATGCCAACAGCTTCGACGACATCTCGATCATCCCCACCTTCGTGCTTACCCCGTTGACCTATCTCGGTGGGGTCTTCTACTCGATCGAGCTGCTGCCGGAGTTCTGGCAGGGGGTGTCGATGGCCAATCCGGTGCTCTACATGGTCAATGCCTTCCGCTACGGTCTGCTCGGCATCAGCGACATCCCGCTCGGCACCGCCTTTGCGATGATCGCCGCCTTCATCGTCGCGCTTGCCGCCTACAGCCTGCACCTGCTGCGCCGCGGCATCGGGATCAAGAACTGA
- a CDS encoding bacteriohemerythrin has translation MLKEWSDVYSIGIPEIDEQHRCFFAASHRLYNEILDRKGKEAVEGAVSFMREYAERHFSTEEAFMTEHGYPDLKDHLQQHAAFFRRLDILEQELQMFGPTQDLAERALDITQDWLIDHIADEDMLYSLHIKSGNAA, from the coding sequence ATGCTGAAAGAATGGTCCGACGTCTATTCCATCGGTATCCCCGAGATCGACGAGCAGCATCGCTGCTTCTTCGCGGCCTCGCACCGGCTCTACAACGAGATCCTCGATCGCAAGGGCAAGGAGGCGGTCGAGGGGGCCGTGTCCTTCATGCGTGAGTACGCCGAGCGCCACTTCTCTACCGAGGAGGCGTTCATGACCGAGCACGGCTACCCGGACCTCAAGGATCACCTACAACAGCATGCTGCCTTCTTTCGCCGGCTCGATATCCTCGAGCAGGAGCTGCAGATGTTCGGTCCCACCCAGGACCTGGCCGAGCGTGCGCTCGACATCACCCAGGACTGGCTGATCGACCACATCGCCGATGAGGACATGCTCTACTCTCTCCATATCAAGAGCGGCAACGCGGCCTGA
- a CDS encoding TSUP family transporter, whose protein sequence is MLDTALWLLPVALAAGLVDAVAGGGGLITIPALLWAGLGPVEALATNKAQAVFGSATATIHFIRRGAIALREALPAVLLTFIGAAAGAVLVQHIDATALEHAIPLLLIGFALYFWFSPRVSDIDSHQRIGHGAFALTIGLGVGFYDGVFGPGTGTFFAIAYVSLLGYNLRRATAHTKLLNFTSNLAALLLFVSGGHVLWEIALVMAGGQLVGAWIGAHLVLRHGAALVRPILVVVSIAISARLLWEQVLG, encoded by the coding sequence ATGCTCGATACCGCACTCTGGCTGCTGCCGGTGGCGCTCGCCGCCGGCCTCGTCGACGCCGTCGCCGGCGGCGGCGGACTGATCACCATCCCGGCGCTGCTCTGGGCCGGACTCGGCCCGGTCGAGGCCCTGGCGACCAACAAGGCCCAGGCGGTCTTCGGCAGCGCCACCGCAACCATCCATTTCATCCGTCGCGGCGCCATCGCGCTGCGCGAGGCGCTACCCGCGGTGCTCCTCACTTTCATCGGCGCCGCAGCCGGCGCGGTGCTGGTGCAACACATCGACGCCACCGCGCTCGAGCACGCCATCCCGTTGCTGCTGATCGGCTTCGCGCTCTATTTCTGGTTCTCGCCCCGGGTCAGCGACATCGACTCGCACCAGCGCATCGGCCACGGCGCCTTCGCGCTCACTATCGGTCTCGGGGTCGGCTTCTACGACGGCGTCTTCGGGCCTGGCACCGGCACCTTCTTCGCCATCGCCTATGTATCCTTGCTCGGCTACAACCTGCGCCGGGCGACGGCGCACACCAAGCTGCTCAACTTCACCAGCAACCTCGCCGCGCTGCTCCTGTTCGTCAGCGGCGGCCACGTGCTCTGGGAGATCGCGCTGGTGATGGCCGGCGGACAGCTGGTCGGCGCCTGGATCGGCGCTCATCTGGTGCTGCGTCACGGCGCCGCGCTGGTGCGCCCGATCCTGGTGGTGGTGTCGATCGCGATCTCGGCGCGGCTGCTGTGGGAACAGGTGCTCGGCTGA